Proteins encoded by one window of Thunnus thynnus chromosome 3, fThuThy2.1, whole genome shotgun sequence:
- the LOC137180617 gene encoding E3 ubiquitin-protein ligase TRIM21-like isoform X1, producing MSAASCLQSEDQFLCSICQDVFTDPVTTPCGHNFCKNCITEHWKSNDQYLCPICKKVFNTRPKLKVNTFISEKVSQFRQEAQQKASSSSSEQQAAKPGEVPCDICKGTKLKALKSCLVCLASYCETHLEPHLTVSRIKRHQLIDPVENLEGRMCMKHDKPLELFCKTDQTCVCMLCSVLDHKTHEFVPLKEGYEGKKAELGKTGTEIQQMIQKRRLKIKEIKHSVDFTKEDADREKAEGVQVFTALKESVERSLNELIETIEEKQRTTEKQAEDFIKELEQEISELKKRSSEVKQLSRSEDHLHLLQNFSSLKAALPTKDWTEVSVRPSYEGTVVRAVTQLEETLSKEMKKLFEVELKRVQQYAVDVTLDPDTAHPNLILSDDEKQVNHGDVKKNLPDNPERFSDCINVLGKQSFSSGRFYFEVQVKRKTDWDLGVARESINRKGEITLSPHNGYWTIWLRNGNEYEALDDPPASVFLKSQPQKMGVFVDYEEGLVSFYDVDAAALICSFTGCSFTEKLYPYFSPGPNDGGKNSAPLIICPVNQTE from the coding sequence atgtctgctgccagctgtctgcaatctgaagatcagtttctgtgctccatctgtcaggatgtgttcactgatccagtcaCCACACCATGTGGACATaacttctgcaaaaactgcatcactgaacactggaaaagTAATGACCAGTACCTGTGTCCGATATGTAAAAAGGTTTTCAACACAAGACCTAAGTTGAAGGTGAATACTTTCATCTCTGAGAAGGTTTctcagttcagacaggaagctcaacagaaagccagcagcagcagctcagagcaacaagctgccaaaccaggagAAGTTCCCTGTGACATCTGTAAaggaaccaaactgaaggccctgaagtcctgtctggtgtgtctggcctcctactgtgagactcacctggagcctcatctTACAGTTTCACGTATTAAAAGACATCAGCTGATTGACCCTGTGGAGAACCTGGAGGGCAGGATGTGTATGAAGCACGAtaaacctctggagctgttctgtaagaccgaccagacatgtgtctgcatgctctgctctgttttagaccacaagacacatgagtttgttcctctgaaagaaggatatgaaggaaagaaggcagagctggggaaGACAGGGACtgaaattcagcagatgatccagaagagaCGACTGAAGATTAAAGAGATCAAACACTCAGTCGACTTCACTAaggaagatgcagacagagagaaagcagaaggtgTTCAGGTCTTCACTGCTCTGAAGGAGTCTGTTGAGAGAAGCCTGAATGAGCTCATTGAGACGattgaagagaagcaaagaacgacagagaaacaggctgaagacttcatcaaagagctggaacaggaaatctctgagctgaagaagagaagctctgaggtgaagcagctctcacgctctgaagaccacctccacctcctccaaaacttctcgtccctgaaagctgctctacccaccaaagactggacagaggtcagcGTCCGTCCATCATATGAGGGGACTGTGGTGAGAGCTGtgactcagctggaggagacactcagtaaagagatgaagaagctgtttgaggttgagctgaagagggtccagcagtatgcagtggatgtgactcttgatcctgatacagcacatcctaatctcatcctgtctgatgatgagaAACAAGTAAATCACGGTGATGTGAAGAAGAATCTCCCAGACAACCCAGAGAGATTTTCTGATTGTATTAATGttttaggaaagcagagtttctcttcaggcagattttactttgaggttcaggttaaaAGGAAGACTGACTGGGATTTAGGAGTGGCCAGAGAGTCGATCAACAGGAAAGGAGAAATCACACTGAGCCCTCATAATGGTTACTGGACTATATGgttgagaaatggaaatgagtaTGAAGCTCTTGATGATCCTCCAGCCAGTGTCTTTCTGAAGTCTCAGCCTCAGAAGatgggggtgtttgtggattatgaggagggtctggtctccttttatgacgtagatgctgcagctcttatctgctcctttactggctgctccttcactgagaaactctaccCATACTTCAGTCCTGGTCCTAATGATGGTGGTAAAAACTCCGcccctctgatcatctgtcctgtcaatcaaactgagtAG
- the LOC137180617 gene encoding E3 ubiquitin-protein ligase TRIM21-like isoform X2: protein MSAASCLQSEDQFLCSICQDVFTDPVTTPCGHNFCKNCITEHWKSNDQYLCPICKKVFNTRPKLKVNTFISEKVSHSSEQQAAKPGEVPCDICKGTKLKALKSCLVCLASYCETHLEPHLTVSRIKRHQLIDPVENLEGRMCMKHDKPLELFCKTDQTCVCMLCSVLDHKTHEFVPLKEGYEGKKAELGKTGTEIQQMIQKRRLKIKEIKHSVDFTKEDADREKAEGVQVFTALKESVERSLNELIETIEEKQRTTEKQAEDFIKELEQEISELKKRSSEVKQLSRSEDHLHLLQNFSSLKAALPTKDWTEVSVRPSYEGTVVRAVTQLEETLSKEMKKLFEVELKRVQQYAVDVTLDPDTAHPNLILSDDEKQVNHGDVKKNLPDNPERFSDCINVLGKQSFSSGRFYFEVQVKRKTDWDLGVARESINRKGEITLSPHNGYWTIWLRNGNEYEALDDPPASVFLKSQPQKMGVFVDYEEGLVSFYDVDAAALICSFTGCSFTEKLYPYFSPGPNDGGKNSAPLIICPVNQTE from the exons atgtctgctgccagctgtctgcaatctgaagatcagtttctgtgctccatctgtcaggatgtgttcactgatccagtcaCCACACCATGTGGACATaacttctgcaaaaactgcatcactgaacactggaaaagTAATGACCAGTACCTGTGTCCGATATGTAAAAAGGTTTTCAACACAAGACCTAAGTTGAAGGTGAATACTTTCATCTCTGAGAAGGTTTctca cagctcagagcaacaagctgccaaaccaggagAAGTTCCCTGTGACATCTGTAAaggaaccaaactgaaggccctgaagtcctgtctggtgtgtctggcctcctactgtgagactcacctggagcctcatctTACAGTTTCACGTATTAAAAGACATCAGCTGATTGACCCTGTGGAGAACCTGGAGGGCAGGATGTGTATGAAGCACGAtaaacctctggagctgttctgtaagaccgaccagacatgtgtctgcatgctctgctctgttttagaccacaagacacatgagtttgttcctctgaaagaaggatatgaaggaaagaaggcagagctggggaaGACAGGGACtgaaattcagcagatgatccagaagagaCGACTGAAGATTAAAGAGATCAAACACTCAGTCGACTTCACTAaggaagatgcagacagagagaaagcagaaggtgTTCAGGTCTTCACTGCTCTGAAGGAGTCTGTTGAGAGAAGCCTGAATGAGCTCATTGAGACGattgaagagaagcaaagaacgacagagaaacaggctgaagacttcatcaaagagctggaacaggaaatctctgagctgaagaagagaagctctgaggtgaagcagctctcacgctctgaagaccacctccacctcctccaaaacttctcgtccctgaaagctgctctacccaccaaagactggacagaggtcagcGTCCGTCCATCATATGAGGGGACTGTGGTGAGAGCTGtgactcagctggaggagacactcagtaaagagatgaagaagctgtttgaggttgagctgaagagggtccagcagtatgcagtggatgtgactcttgatcctgatacagcacatcctaatctcatcctgtctgatgatgagaAACAAGTAAATCACGGTGATGTGAAGAAGAATCTCCCAGACAACCCAGAGAGATTTTCTGATTGTATTAATGttttaggaaagcagagtttctcttcaggcagattttactttgaggttcaggttaaaAGGAAGACTGACTGGGATTTAGGAGTGGCCAGAGAGTCGATCAACAGGAAAGGAGAAATCACACTGAGCCCTCATAATGGTTACTGGACTATATGgttgagaaatggaaatgagtaTGAAGCTCTTGATGATCCTCCAGCCAGTGTCTTTCTGAAGTCTCAGCCTCAGAAGatgggggtgtttgtggattatgaggagggtctggtctccttttatgacgtagatgctgcagctcttatctgctcctttactggctgctccttcactgagaaactctaccCATACTTCAGTCCTGGTCCTAATGATGGTGGTAAAAACTCCGcccctctgatcatctgtcctgtcaatcaaactgagtAG
- the LOC137180313 gene encoding E3 ubiquitin-protein ligase TRIM21-like: MSAASCLRSEDQFLCSICLDVFTDPVTTSCGHNFCKNCITEHWNSNVQYLCPMCKKVFYTRPELHINTFISEMVSQFRQEAQQKASSSSSEQQAAKPGEVPCDVCTGTKLKALKSCLVCQTSYCETHLEPHLTISRLKRHQLMDPVENLEDRMCMKHDKPLELFCKTDQTCVCMLCSVLDHKTHEFVPLKEEYEGKKAELGKTEAEIQQMIQKRRLKIQEIKHSVDLSKKDANREKAEGVQVFTALKESVERSLNELIETIEEKQRTTEKQAEDFIKELEQEISELMKRSSEVKQLSRSEDHLYLLQNFPSLKAAPPTKDWTEVSVRPPSYEVTVVRAVTQLEETLSKEMKKLFEAELKRVQQYAVDVTLDPDTANPWFILSDDEKQVNCGDVKKNLPDNPERFSYCVCVLGKQSFSSGRFYFEVQVKGKTDWDLGVARESSNRKGQITLSPRNGYWTIVMRNGNEYSAHNNPSVRLSLKSQPQKVGVFVDYEEGLVSFYDVDAAALIYSFTGCSFTEKLYTFFSPCPNYGGKNSAPLIICPVNQTE, encoded by the coding sequence atgtctgctgccagctgtctgcgatctgaagatcagtttctgtgctccatctgtctggatgtgttcactgatccagtcaCCACATCATGTGGACACAAtttctgcaaaaactgcatcactgaacACTGGAACAGTAATGTCCAGTACCTGTGTCCGATGTGTAAAAAGGTTTTCTACACAAGACCTGAGCTTCACATCAACACTTTCATCTCTGAGATGGTTTctcagttcagacaggaagctcaacagaaagccagcagcagcagctcagagcaacaagctgccaaaccaggagaagttccctgtgacgtctgtactggaaccaaactgaaggccctgaagtcctgtctggtgtgtcagacctcctactgtgagactcacctggagcctcatctgACAATATCACGTctgaaaagacatcagctgatggaccctgtggagaacctggaagacaggatgtgtatgaagcacgataaacctctggagctgttctgtaagaccgaccagacatgtgtctgcatgctctgctctgttttagaccacaagacacatgagtttgttcctctgaaagaagaatatgaaggaaagaaggcagagctggggaagacagaggctgaaattcagcagatgatccagaagagaCGACTGAAGATTCAAGAGATCAAACACTCGGTTGACCTCAGTAAGAAAGatgcaaacagagagaaagcagaaggtgTTCAGGTCTTCACCGCTCTGAAGGAGTCTGTTGAGAGAAGCCTGAATGAGCTCATTGAGACGattgaagagaagcaaagaacgacagagaaacaggctgaagacttcatcaaagagctggaacaggaaatctctgagctgatgaagagaagctctgaggtgaagcagctctcacgctctgaagaccacctctacctcctccaaaacttcccatccctgaaagctgctccacccaccaaagactggacagaggtcagcgtccgtccaccatcatatgaggtgactgtggtgagagctgtgactcagctggaggagacgctcagtaaagagatgaagaagctgTTTGAGGCCgagctgaagagggtccagcagtatgcagtggatgtgactcttgatcctgatacagcaAATCCCTGgttcatcctgtctgatgatgagaAACAAGTAAACTGTGGTGATGTGAAGAAGAATCTCCCAGACAACCCAGAGAGATTTtcttattgtgtttgtgttttaggaaagcagagtttctcttcaggcagattttactttgaggttcaggttaaagggAAGACTGACTGGGATTTAGGAGTGGCCAGAGAGTCGAGCAACAGGAAGGGACAAATCACACTGAGCCCTCGGAATGGTTACTGGACTATAGTgatgagaaatggaaatgagtacAGTGCTCATAATAACCCTTCAGTCCGTCTCTCTCTGAAGTCTCAGcctcagaaggtgggggtgtttgtggattatgaggagggtctggtctccttttatgacgtagatgctgcagctcttatctactcctttactggctgctccttcactgagaaactctacACATTCTTCAGTCCCTGTCCTAATTATGGTGGTAAAAACTCCGcccctctgatcatctgtcctgtcaatcaaactgagtAG